One Streptomyces sp. V4I8 genomic window carries:
- a CDS encoding ATP-binding protein, translating to MTRPLVLELLACPKAVPEVRHAVREHLGAPCPEAQLCVSELLTNVITHVGEGTPVTVRLFRTPDGRTRLEVTDPDPHAWLIARHSGEHDETGRGLLLLDAVARRWGVWLTPAGKTVWCELHTDASSNFAGTPARASRPH from the coding sequence GTGACCAGACCGCTCGTCCTCGAACTGCTCGCGTGCCCCAAGGCCGTACCCGAGGTACGCCACGCCGTACGCGAGCACCTGGGCGCCCCCTGCCCCGAAGCCCAGCTCTGCGTCAGCGAGTTGCTCACCAACGTGATCACCCATGTCGGCGAAGGCACCCCGGTGACCGTCCGCCTGTTCCGCACCCCGGACGGCCGTACGCGCCTGGAGGTCACCGACCCCGACCCGCACGCCTGGCTCATCGCACGCCACTCCGGCGAGCACGACGAGACCGGGCGCGGCCTCCTCCTGCTCGACGCGGTCGCCCGGCGCTGGGGCGTGTGGCTGACGCCCGCCGGCAAGACGGTGTGGTGCGAGCTCCACACGGACGCATCCTCAAACTTTGCAGGTACCCCTGCCCGCGCCTCCCGGCCACATTGA
- a CDS encoding helix-turn-helix domain-containing protein, which yields MPAKKDPDASVSVPCFFGAELRYRREQAGLTLEQLVEGSFRGVSFLSQIERGERGMPLDFAVHVDQRLGTDGFFERRCEAAAKARRVGHDWYSADIPDLEKQALTLEEWAPVNVPGLLQTGAYFQGQIQYGDPETPPEEVEKRVRARLARAELWKREDRPTYWGILSESVIRRTPLPPEVMAEQVEHILDVIRSTRSVLQIVPETTLWHPLRNGMAKIMTFADAPPLVYTEGDFTGEIVDYPARVKQYRRRYDLLRAVALSPEASLALMDELARTYRNEAQQGD from the coding sequence GTGCCCGCGAAGAAGGATCCGGACGCGTCGGTGAGTGTTCCCTGCTTTTTCGGCGCCGAGTTGCGCTACAGGAGGGAGCAGGCGGGGCTGACGCTGGAGCAGTTGGTGGAGGGGAGTTTCCGGGGGGTCTCGTTCCTCAGCCAGATCGAGCGGGGTGAGCGGGGGATGCCGCTGGACTTCGCCGTGCATGTGGATCAGCGGCTGGGGACGGACGGGTTCTTCGAGCGGCGGTGTGAAGCCGCGGCCAAGGCGAGGCGGGTGGGGCACGACTGGTACTCCGCGGACATCCCGGACCTGGAGAAGCAGGCGCTGACGCTGGAGGAGTGGGCGCCCGTGAACGTCCCGGGGCTGCTGCAGACCGGAGCGTACTTCCAGGGGCAGATTCAGTACGGGGATCCGGAGACGCCGCCGGAGGAGGTCGAGAAGCGAGTCCGTGCCCGGTTGGCGCGGGCGGAGTTGTGGAAACGCGAGGACCGGCCCACCTACTGGGGAATCCTGAGCGAGTCGGTCATCCGCAGAACGCCGCTTCCCCCGGAGGTGATGGCCGAGCAGGTGGAGCACATCCTCGACGTGATCCGGTCCACACGGAGCGTTCTTCAGATCGTTCCGGAAACGACCCTCTGGCACCCGCTCAGGAATGGCATGGCCAAGATCATGACCTTCGCCGACGCCCCACCGCTGGTGTACACCGAGGGCGATTTCACCGGAGAGATCGTCGACTATCCGGCCCGCGTGAAGCAGTACCGTCGTAGATACGATCTGCTCAGGGCCGTCGCACTGTCACCCGAGGCGTCCCTGGCCTTGATGGACGAGCTGGCAAGGACCTACAGAAATGAAGCGCAGCAAGGGGATTGA
- a CDS encoding DUF397 domain-containing protein, with protein MKRSKGIDLDSAAWRKSSYSNSQAGECLEVAHNLPGTVPVRDSKNPEGPVLLVGDGAWAQFVGALKA; from the coding sequence ATGAAGCGCAGCAAGGGGATTGACCTGGACTCCGCCGCTTGGCGAAAGAGCAGCTACAGCAACTCCCAAGCTGGCGAATGCCTCGAAGTAGCCCACAACCTCCCCGGCACCGTCCCCGTCCGCGACTCCAAGAACCCCGAAGGCCCCGTCCTCCTCGTCGGCGACGGGGCCTGGGCCCAGTTCGTCGGTGCCCTCAAGGCGTAG
- a CDS encoding glycoside hydrolase domain-containing protein, with the protein MADEMVRSAQRFVNSVYGEAKIGMKVEENGLTGWPLMYALTRALQYELGITELSNNFGPTTLSRLQTKWPSIGFRDTPANVTMIIQSALYAKGYDGSGINGIYDDRTADAVTLLMERMGVADAFPGSDLAPKVFKALLTMDAYVVVNNGSDTVRDIQQWLNGRYAKRRDFFIMPCDGHYSRNVATAMIYAVQYELGMADGVATGWFGPGTLAGLKGHELVVGSTGDWVRLFSAALCFTKRSTTFTATYDPSMADAVRAFQRFVALPVTGTAGASTWASLLVSYGDQTRKGAACDGVTRITSARARTLKSEGVEIVGRYLNPGGSELPEKQIQPDELHFIATNGLSCFPIYQTWNRAADDFSYDAGVHAALAAIDWAKFHGFKDGTTIYFAVDYDAVDWEVTKYIIPHFRGVHGMIAENSSYKVGIYGARNVCQRVSDQGYAITSFVSDMSAGFSGNIGYPLPRNWAFDQIVTKTIGSGDGQIEIDVDIVSGRDRGQNSFDSGLYPSGLDTDFDSSYHDAALRDVQSYLESIGVPETGGDNWNDNDWATIGGISTTEAFDAVISMDWLFTDLARILRLRKALVQAPVLWELRKWNPLDKFADDEVKDGDRDDSSTGWGQIFAWVAIEARNYCIDKDIINGDRLTDDDKASVWQSLNEDPTYNISTAAYLTIYNAHQISVPRPGLDTSDGDTQAILARYNGTGEGAEKYGGELIGLYRVLEQYNRTIRTS; encoded by the coding sequence GTGGCAGACGAGATGGTCCGCAGCGCCCAGAGATTCGTGAACAGCGTCTACGGCGAAGCCAAGATCGGCATGAAGGTCGAGGAGAACGGCCTCACCGGCTGGCCGCTGATGTACGCCCTGACCCGCGCCCTCCAGTACGAGCTCGGTATCACCGAGCTGTCGAACAACTTCGGTCCGACGACCCTGTCCAGACTGCAGACGAAGTGGCCGAGCATCGGTTTCCGCGACACGCCGGCCAACGTCACCATGATCATCCAGTCCGCGCTCTACGCCAAGGGCTACGACGGCAGCGGCATCAACGGGATCTACGACGACCGTACCGCCGACGCGGTCACCCTCCTGATGGAGCGGATGGGCGTCGCCGACGCCTTCCCCGGGTCGGACCTCGCTCCCAAGGTCTTCAAGGCCTTGCTGACGATGGACGCCTATGTGGTGGTGAACAACGGATCGGACACGGTCCGCGACATCCAGCAGTGGCTCAACGGCCGCTACGCCAAGCGCCGCGACTTCTTCATCATGCCCTGTGACGGCCACTACTCCCGCAACGTCGCCACTGCCATGATCTACGCCGTCCAGTACGAGCTGGGCATGGCCGACGGCGTCGCCACCGGCTGGTTCGGTCCGGGGACACTGGCCGGGCTGAAGGGACACGAGCTGGTCGTCGGCTCCACGGGAGACTGGGTGCGCCTCTTCTCCGCAGCGCTCTGCTTCACCAAGCGATCCACCACGTTCACCGCGACCTACGACCCCAGCATGGCCGACGCCGTCCGCGCCTTCCAGCGGTTCGTGGCACTCCCCGTGACCGGCACGGCAGGCGCCTCGACCTGGGCATCACTGCTGGTCTCCTACGGCGACCAGACCCGCAAGGGAGCCGCCTGCGACGGCGTCACGAGGATCACCAGCGCCCGCGCCAGGACCCTCAAGTCCGAGGGTGTCGAGATCGTCGGCCGCTACCTCAACCCGGGGGGAAGCGAGCTGCCGGAGAAGCAGATCCAGCCCGACGAGCTTCATTTCATCGCCACCAACGGCCTGAGCTGCTTCCCGATCTACCAGACGTGGAACCGCGCCGCGGACGACTTCTCCTACGACGCGGGCGTGCACGCCGCGCTCGCGGCCATCGACTGGGCGAAGTTCCACGGCTTCAAGGACGGCACCACCATCTACTTCGCCGTCGACTACGACGCCGTCGACTGGGAAGTCACCAAATACATCATCCCGCACTTCAGGGGTGTACACGGGATGATCGCCGAGAACTCCTCGTACAAGGTGGGCATTTACGGCGCCCGTAACGTGTGTCAGCGCGTTTCCGACCAGGGGTACGCCATCACGAGTTTCGTGTCCGACATGTCGGCCGGGTTCTCCGGGAACATCGGTTATCCCCTCCCCCGCAACTGGGCCTTCGACCAGATCGTCACCAAGACCATCGGCTCCGGCGACGGACAGATCGAGATCGACGTCGACATCGTCTCCGGTCGCGACCGGGGCCAGAACTCCTTCGACTCGGGCCTGTATCCCTCAGGTCTCGACACCGACTTCGACTCCTCTTACCACGACGCCGCGCTTCGGGACGTCCAGAGCTATCTGGAGTCGATCGGGGTTCCCGAGACCGGCGGCGACAACTGGAACGACAACGACTGGGCCACCATCGGCGGTATCTCCACCACCGAGGCCTTCGACGCCGTCATCAGCATGGACTGGCTGTTCACCGACCTCGCCAGGATTCTCCGCCTGCGCAAGGCCCTGGTCCAGGCTCCCGTCTTGTGGGAGCTGCGCAAGTGGAACCCTCTGGACAAGTTCGCCGACGACGAGGTCAAAGACGGCGACAGGGACGACTCCAGCACCGGCTGGGGGCAGATCTTCGCCTGGGTAGCCATCGAGGCCCGCAACTACTGCATCGACAAGGACATCATCAACGGCGACCGCCTCACCGACGACGACAAGGCGTCCGTGTGGCAGAGCCTGAACGAGGACCCGACGTACAACATCAGCACCGCGGCCTATCTCACCATCTACAACGCGCATCAGATCAGCGTTCCGCGCCCCGGCCTCGACACGAGCGACGGCGACACACAGGCCATCCTCGCCCGCTACAACGGCACGGGCGAAGGGGCCGAGAAGTACGGGGGCGAACTGATCGGCCTGTACCGGGTCCTGGAGCAGTACAACCGCACCATTCGGACGAGCTGA